One segment of Elusimicrobiota bacterium DNA contains the following:
- the nuoL gene encoding NADH-quinone oxidoreductase subunit L, whose amino-acid sequence MTPGTLDLLAVRTLFAAPVLALLAGYFLFGGRWSRRAHWPPLLSCAAVAASALWLAWQVRHGLVIDSTAWRWLSAGSFSVDFGVRIDGLSASVLAMVSVVGALIHVYAVGYMQGDEGYARFFLYFHFFLLSMVGLLVSNSYLQMYLFWEGVGLASFLLIGFWSHKESARRAAWKAFLVNRIGDVGFMLAVLLLLRALGTTRFEEVFARVGELSPALALAVAGLLFWGASAKSAQFPLHVWLPDAMEGPTPVSALMHAATMVTAGVFLMARSMPLLSRAPAVMTAMVVVGLATALGAAVVAATRRDLKRILAYSTVSQLGFMMTALGTGNLFGAVFHLITHGFFKALLFLCAGSVIHALHDDLHGATSATVDDAGGLSRQIPVTTGAFLLGALALAGVPPLAGFFSKDCILEGAHAAGPVPFLLALCVAAGSAVYIFRMLFLVFFGERPEQRGPRSHGHEPGLRMKIPVLTLALCSAAAGALGGPVAAMLGVEAPVLDLAVSLKALTFAGFGFAAAWVLTTARPSFDWEWRRRRPGLERLVDSEFGCQTFTTALARAGGDFAAFLADAWERRRWDPFTEALGDTCAGLGEGLSAVARGRLNEYVWWMVLGAAVLASTVVVRTL is encoded by the coding sequence ATGACGCCCGGAACACTGGACCTCCTCGCCGTCCGGACCCTCTTCGCCGCCCCCGTCCTGGCCCTGCTCGCGGGCTATTTCCTCTTCGGCGGGCGCTGGTCCCGCCGGGCGCACTGGCCGCCGCTCCTCTCCTGCGCCGCGGTCGCGGCCTCGGCGCTCTGGCTCGCGTGGCAGGTCCGCCACGGCCTGGTCATCGACTCGACCGCCTGGCGCTGGCTCTCCGCCGGCTCCTTCTCGGTCGACTTCGGGGTCCGCATCGACGGGCTGAGCGCCTCGGTGCTCGCGATGGTCAGCGTCGTGGGCGCCCTCATCCACGTCTACGCGGTCGGCTACATGCAGGGCGACGAGGGCTATGCCCGCTTCTTCCTCTACTTCCACTTCTTCCTCCTGTCGATGGTCGGGCTGCTCGTCTCCAACAGCTACCTCCAGATGTACCTGTTCTGGGAAGGGGTCGGCCTCGCCTCCTTCCTCCTCATCGGCTTCTGGTCGCACAAGGAGAGCGCCCGGCGCGCGGCCTGGAAGGCCTTCCTGGTCAATCGCATCGGCGACGTGGGCTTCATGCTCGCGGTCCTCCTTCTGCTCCGCGCGCTCGGGACGACGCGCTTCGAGGAGGTCTTCGCGCGCGTCGGAGAGCTCTCGCCCGCTCTCGCCCTCGCCGTGGCCGGGCTCCTCTTCTGGGGCGCCTCAGCCAAGTCGGCCCAGTTCCCGCTCCATGTCTGGCTGCCCGACGCGATGGAGGGCCCCACGCCGGTCTCCGCGCTCATGCACGCGGCCACGATGGTCACCGCCGGGGTCTTCCTCATGGCCCGCTCCATGCCGCTCCTCTCTCGCGCGCCCGCGGTCATGACCGCCATGGTCGTCGTCGGGCTGGCGACGGCGCTCGGCGCCGCGGTCGTGGCAGCCACGCGCCGCGACCTCAAGCGCATCCTCGCCTACTCGACGGTGAGCCAGCTCGGCTTCATGATGACGGCGCTCGGGACCGGGAACCTCTTCGGCGCGGTCTTCCATCTCATCACGCACGGTTTCTTCAAGGCCCTCCTCTTCCTCTGCGCGGGCAGCGTCATCCACGCCCTCCACGACGACCTGCACGGCGCGACGAGCGCGACGGTCGACGACGCCGGAGGGCTCTCGAGGCAGATCCCGGTGACGACCGGCGCCTTCCTCCTGGGCGCGCTCGCCCTCGCCGGGGTCCCGCCCCTGGCCGGCTTCTTCAGCAAGGACTGCATCCTCGAGGGCGCCCACGCCGCGGGCCCGGTCCCCTTCCTCCTCGCGCTCTGCGTCGCGGCCGGCTCGGCCGTCTACATCTTCCGCATGCTCTTCCTCGTGTTCTTCGGCGAGCGCCCCGAACAGCGCGGCCCGCGCTCCCACGGCCACGAGCCGGGCCTGCGCATGAAGATCCCGGTCCTGACGCTCGCGCTCTGCAGCGCGGCCGCCGGCGCGCTCGGCGGCCCGGTCGCGGCGATGCTCGGCGTCGAGGCGCCCGTCCTCGACCTCGCCGTCTCGCTGAAGGCGCTGACCTTCGCGGGCTTCGGCTTCGCCGCGGCCTGGGTCCTCACCACCGCGCGCCCATCCTTCGACTGGGAGTGGCGCCGCCGCCGCCCCGGCCTCGAGCGCCTCGTCGACTCCGAGTTCGGCTGCCAGACCTTCACGACGGCGCTCGCGCGCGCAGGAGGAGACTTCGCCGCCTTCCTCGCCGACGCCTGGGAGCGCCGACGCTGGGACCCCTTCACCGAAGCCCTGGGAGACACCTGCGCCGGCCTGGGCGAAGGCCTCTCCGCCGTCGCCCGCGGACGCCTCAACGAATACGTCTGGTGGATGGTTCTGGGCGCCGCGGTCCTCGCTTCCACCGTCGTGGTGAGGACCCTGTGA
- a CDS encoding NADH-quinone oxidoreductase subunit J, with translation MITAAVAVCAAAAILFAVLALFQRSLYGSALCLLVVLLQVAALYFLLGARLLGLLQVLIYAGAVMVLIVIAVMASAPRVEKLWADGPPRSLAWVALAVPLLELLVLAPLARDAAPALPPAAALERGTALLLFGPYAPLTEALGLLVLVAALAVVRERPDEGAGR, from the coding sequence GTGATTACGGCCGCAGTCGCCGTCTGCGCCGCCGCGGCGATCCTCTTCGCCGTCCTCGCCCTCTTCCAGCGCTCGCTCTACGGCAGCGCGCTCTGCCTCCTGGTCGTCCTCCTGCAGGTCGCCGCCCTCTACTTCCTGCTCGGCGCCCGCCTCCTCGGCCTCCTGCAGGTCCTGATCTACGCCGGCGCGGTCATGGTCCTCATCGTCATCGCGGTCATGGCCTCCGCCCCGCGCGTCGAGAAGCTCTGGGCCGACGGACCGCCGCGCTCGCTGGCGTGGGTCGCGCTGGCGGTCCCGCTCCTCGAGCTCCTGGTCCTGGCGCCGCTCGCGCGAGACGCCGCTCCGGCGCTGCCTCCGGCGGCCGCACTGGAGCGCGGCACCGCCCTCCTCCTTTTCGGGCCCTACGCCCCGCTCACCGAGGCCCTCGGACTCCTCGTGCTGGTCGCGGCGCTCGCCGTCGTCCGCGAGCGTCCCGACGAGGGAGCGGGCCGATGA
- a CDS encoding branched-chain amino acid ABC transporter substrate-binding protein, with product MKPRRALPLLALLPLLAWAAACSPEPRVARIAVAVPLTGDLSAGGQGVRRAVELSVEHARAQGGLPVPVEVVAFDDRAEPDTAVRAARLILADPRVVAVIGHYTSGCSLAAAPIYAAGSLAMLTPAATHPRLTAAQLEPGWPGPRNVFRLVPTDELQADRAAASAVDRGLRRFTVLHDGTPYGRNLSEQFARRLERSGGRVAGLRGVPVGARDYGGLVEKVRADRPEAVFFGGAYPEFGLLLAQARRAGLKVPFLAGDGARAVEVFSLAGDAAEGALFTAPGRPLEKLDRGAEFLDAYRRRYPGAEPGPFDVFAYDAASIALEALRRAGPQRGPLLEALRGTRWRGLAGTTSFDRKGDTTLRSVTLYRASKGRFVPVD from the coding sequence ATGAAGCCGCGTCGCGCCCTCCCCCTCCTCGCGCTCCTCCCCCTCCTTGCGTGGGCCGCGGCCTGCTCCCCCGAGCCGCGCGTCGCCCGCATCGCGGTCGCCGTCCCCCTGACCGGGGACCTCAGCGCGGGCGGGCAGGGCGTCCGCCGGGCGGTCGAGCTCTCCGTGGAGCACGCCCGTGCGCAGGGAGGCCTGCCCGTGCCCGTCGAGGTCGTCGCCTTCGACGACCGCGCCGAGCCCGACACGGCCGTGCGCGCGGCCCGCCTCATCCTCGCCGACCCCCGGGTCGTCGCCGTGATCGGCCACTACACTTCCGGCTGCTCGCTGGCGGCCGCGCCGATCTACGCCGCCGGCTCCCTCGCGATGCTCACGCCGGCGGCCACGCACCCGCGCCTGACGGCGGCGCAGCTCGAGCCGGGCTGGCCCGGCCCCCGCAACGTCTTCCGGCTCGTGCCGACCGACGAGCTCCAGGCCGACCGCGCGGCCGCGTCCGCCGTCGACCGGGGGCTGCGCCGCTTCACGGTCCTCCACGACGGGACCCCCTACGGCCGCAACCTCTCCGAGCAGTTCGCGCGGCGCCTCGAGCGTTCGGGAGGCCGCGTCGCCGGCCTGCGCGGGGTCCCCGTGGGCGCGCGCGACTACGGCGGGCTCGTCGAGAAGGTCCGAGCCGACCGCCCCGAGGCGGTCTTCTTCGGCGGCGCCTATCCCGAGTTCGGGCTCCTGCTCGCGCAGGCGCGCCGCGCCGGGCTCAAGGTCCCCTTCCTCGCCGGAGACGGCGCGCGCGCGGTCGAGGTCTTCTCCCTCGCCGGCGACGCCGCCGAAGGCGCCCTCTTCACCGCCCCGGGCCGGCCGCTCGAGAAGCTCGACCGGGGCGCCGAGTTCCTCGACGCGTACCGGCGCAGGTACCCCGGCGCCGAGCCGGGCCCCTTCGACGTCTTCGCCTACGACGCGGCCTCCATCGCGCTCGAGGCCCTGCGCCGCGCGGGACCCCAGCGCGGCCCCCTGCTCGAGGCCCTGCGGGGGACGCGCTGGCGCGGCCTCGCCGGCACGACCTCCTTCGATCGGAAGGGCGATACGACTTTGCGCAGCGTGACCCTCTATCGGGCCTCGAAAGGACGCTTCGTCCCCGTCGATTGA
- the nuoK gene encoding NADH-quinone oxidoreductase subunit NuoK — MSASFCVQAAAALLFLIGAAFIVLRRQLIAMLIGLELMINAANLVLVQAALARGDARGLAVALLVLAAAAAEAVVGIVLVLELDRAGRPAETQALEELQG, encoded by the coding sequence ATGAGCGCGTCCTTCTGCGTCCAGGCGGCGGCCGCCCTCCTCTTCCTCATCGGAGCCGCCTTCATCGTCCTGCGTCGTCAGCTCATCGCCATGCTCATCGGCCTCGAGCTCATGATCAACGCCGCGAACCTGGTCCTCGTCCAGGCGGCGCTCGCGCGCGGTGACGCCCGCGGACTCGCCGTGGCGCTCCTGGTCCTCGCGGCGGCGGCGGCGGAGGCCGTGGTCGGCATCGTCCTCGTCCTCGAGCTCGACCGCGCGGGCCGGCCGGCCGAGACCCAGGCGCTCGAGGAGCTTCAGGGATGA